One genomic segment of Candidatus Eremiobacterota bacterium includes these proteins:
- a CDS encoding sulfurtransferase TusA family protein, which yields MSEHIEIDAIGTKCPRPIVELAKAFRKAPPGSIIVIKADDLAFESDVKAWCETTHNTLVSLVREGSVSIATIKTG from the coding sequence ATGTCAGAGCATATAGAGATCGATGCCATCGGAACAAAGTGCCCGAGGCCCATTGTGGAGCTTGCAAAAGCTTTCAGAAAGGCGCCTCCCGGCTCAATTATCGTCATCAAGGCCGATGATCTTGCCTTTGAGAGCGATGTCAAAGCATGGTGCGAGACGACCCATAACACGCTGGTAAGCCTTGTCAGGGAAGGGTCCGTCAGCATTGCAACTATCAAGACAGGGTAA